A part of candidate division WOR-3 bacterium genomic DNA contains:
- a CDS encoding creatininase family protein: protein MAKEKVMRTWKIEELTWIEFRQLVPDMIDAVLLPVGTLEAHGCIALGTDNIIPAAIAERIAPGLNALIAPVIPYGITRSLLAYPGSTSVTPDTFERYVWEVCTSLADTGFRRIAILNGHGGNTEQLKNICFKLYRDKKVLSLVVDWWVHCVEETREVYGHEGGHAGTDETAMMQALRPELVRIELYKPDLAAQATPGLITSPFPGSIILYEKDEGYPDFDAKKAKKLLDLVCAKLELSLSEVFRRWQTIR, encoded by the coding sequence ATGGCGAAGGAAAAAGTGATGCGCACCTGGAAGATCGAAGAGCTGACCTGGATTGAGTTCAGGCAGCTTGTCCCGGATATGATTGACGCGGTACTCCTGCCCGTGGGCACGCTCGAAGCCCATGGCTGCATTGCGCTCGGCACTGACAACATCATCCCGGCCGCGATTGCTGAACGCATTGCACCCGGTCTGAACGCCCTTATTGCGCCGGTCATACCCTACGGCATCACTCGCTCACTTCTCGCCTATCCTGGCTCGACCAGCGTCACGCCCGACACGTTTGAACGCTATGTCTGGGAAGTGTGCACCAGCCTTGCCGACACCGGATTCCGCCGCATCGCCATCCTGAACGGCCACGGCGGCAATACCGAGCAACTCAAGAATATCTGCTTCAAGCTCTACCGCGACAAGAAGGTACTCAGCCTGGTCGTGGACTGGTGGGTGCACTGTGTAGAGGAAACCAGAGAAGTTTACGGTCACGAAGGCGGCCATGCCGGCACCGACGAAACCGCAATGATGCAGGCACTCCGACCCGAACTAGTGCGCATTGAATTATACAAGCCTGACCTTGCGGCCCAAGCCACGCCGGGGCTTATCACTTCTCCTTTCCCGGGCTCGATTATTCTCTACGAAAAAGACGAAGGTTACCCCGACTTCGACGCCAAGAAGGCCAAGAAGCTCCTGGACCTCGTCTGCGCCAAGCTCGAACTTTCCCTCTCCGAAGTCTTCCGGCGCTGGCAGACAATCCGCTGA
- a CDS encoding nucleotidyl transferase AbiEii/AbiGii toxin family protein, whose amino-acid sequence MELSIALRLAAELGIAVESVVREYWELAVLRVLLGTPAGVRLVFKGGTALRLAYGSPRFSDDLDFSLAKAMGFRAFESSICQVRMAYSDLELTDLAEKRRTFLAEFRIRDAVLERPFRQVIEVSRRRPGSEANELRLLSSPCSPLKVLARVATAEAIRKDKLAALAERKAARDLFDLWFIAQATGRSLPAELPRFDVRVLRRDLRKYLPRSYYPVVEELAK is encoded by the coding sequence ATGGAACTATCAATAGCACTGAGGCTGGCCGCAGAGCTCGGTATTGCCGTCGAGTCGGTGGTGCGCGAGTACTGGGAATTGGCGGTGTTGCGCGTCCTGCTCGGCACGCCGGCCGGCGTGCGGCTGGTGTTCAAGGGCGGTACCGCACTGCGCCTGGCGTACGGCTCGCCGCGGTTTTCTGACGACCTGGACTTCTCGCTCGCGAAGGCGATGGGCTTTCGCGCGTTTGAGTCATCAATCTGCCAGGTCCGCATGGCCTATTCAGACCTTGAACTGACTGACCTGGCCGAGAAGCGCCGGACGTTTCTGGCCGAGTTCCGCATCAGGGATGCGGTGCTGGAGCGGCCGTTCCGCCAAGTGATTGAAGTGAGCCGGCGCAGGCCCGGGTCAGAGGCGAACGAGCTCCGTCTCCTTTCCTCACCCTGCTCGCCCTTGAAGGTGCTGGCGCGAGTGGCGACGGCCGAGGCAATCCGGAAAGACAAACTGGCCGCGCTGGCCGAGCGCAAGGCAGCCAGGGATCTTTTTGACCTGTGGTTCATAGCACAGGCGACGGGCCGCAGTCTTCCGGCCGAGCTCCCCCGGTTTGACGTGCGGGTACTCAGGCGAGACCTGCGCAAGTACCTGCCGAGGAGCTATTACCCGGTTGTCGAGGAGCTAGCAAAGTGA
- a CDS encoding thiamine-phosphate synthase family protein, translating to MERAVRLLESCREFAMLVPEVRVNVVLVPNDAVRPEQVLGVDGRITVVAGKPRASGPIRPGVSDHMARLMLEARKYDPSVRAGLNFRWNEAIHEYVKGYCAENGLGFGCIDRTLEPKVLIGKDKGSIPWKVKFLVEAAGGKVPPVFYETRGWGKEPLFFLVGPDPVSVVRRALAIARGLARAVAR from the coding sequence TTGGAGCGCGCCGTCCGCCTGCTCGAATCCTGCCGCGAGTTTGCCATGCTTGTGCCGGAGGTGCGCGTCAATGTCGTGCTTGTGCCCAACGATGCGGTCAGACCCGAACAGGTGTTGGGCGTTGACGGTAGAATCACGGTGGTAGCCGGTAAGCCCAGGGCGTCGGGTCCGATTCGGCCGGGCGTGTCTGACCATATGGCCCGGCTGATGCTGGAAGCACGCAAGTATGACCCGAGTGTCCGCGCTGGTCTGAACTTCCGCTGGAACGAAGCCATCCACGAGTACGTGAAAGGCTATTGCGCCGAGAACGGCCTTGGGTTCGGGTGCATTGACCGTACGCTCGAACCAAAGGTACTTATCGGCAAGGACAAAGGCTCGATTCCGTGGAAGGTGAAGTTCCTGGTCGAGGCCGCGGGTGGCAAGGTGCCGCCGGTATTCTACGAGACACGCGGCTGGGGCAAGGAGCCCTTGTTCTTCCTGGTCGGCCCGGACCCGGTCTCGGTCGTCAGGCGGGCCCTCGCCATCGCCCGCGGCCTTGCCCGCGCCGTGGCCCGCTGA